One Bacteroidota bacterium DNA window includes the following coding sequences:
- the ettA gene encoding energy-dependent translational throttle protein EttA, with protein MSDDKKVIFSMSGVSKIYSSTNKTVLKNIYLSFFYGAKIGILGLNGSGKSTLLKIIAGLDKEFQGDVVFSKDYSVGYLAQEPILDDDKTVIDIVREGAAETIAILDEYNKINDMFGLPEVYEDADKMEKLMNRQAVLQDEIDSKNAWELDTKLEIAMDALRTPEGDTPIKNLSGGERRRVALCRLLLQEPDVLLLDEPTNHLDAESVMWLEQHLHEYKGTVIAVTHDRYFLDNVAGWILELDRGEGIPWKGNYSSWLEQKTVRMAKEEKQVSKRRKTLEQELEWVKMAPKGRHAKSKARLNNYDKLMSQEEKQKDSQLELYIPNGPRLGTNVIEAKDVAKGYGDRLLYDNLNFSLPPNGIVGVIGPNGAGKTTLFKMIMGEETPNSGEFAVGETAKIAYVDQSHSDINPEKSLYENFADGQEQVMMGGHMVNTRAYLSRFNFAGPEQNKKVKEMSGGERNRLHLAMTLKEEGNVLLLDEPTNDLDVNTLRALEEGLDSFAGCAVVISHDRWFLDRICTHILAFEGDSSVYFFEGSFSEYEENKKKRLGDTTPHRIKYKKLVR; from the coding sequence ATGTCAGACGATAAAAAAGTAATTTTTTCAATGTCCGGGGTAAGTAAAATTTACTCCAGTACTAATAAAACGGTTTTAAAAAATATTTATCTGAGCTTCTTCTATGGAGCTAAGATTGGTATTTTAGGATTGAATGGCTCGGGTAAGTCTACTTTATTGAAGATTATTGCCGGGCTGGATAAGGAGTTTCAGGGTGATGTAGTTTTCTCTAAAGATTATAGTGTAGGTTATTTGGCTCAGGAGCCGATACTTGATGACGATAAGACCGTAATAGACATTGTACGTGAAGGTGCAGCAGAAACAATTGCTATTCTTGATGAGTATAATAAAATAAACGATATGTTTGGTCTTCCGGAGGTTTATGAAGATGCAGACAAAATGGAAAAATTGATGAATCGTCAGGCAGTTTTGCAGGATGAAATCGATTCTAAAAATGCCTGGGAACTCGATACAAAGTTAGAAATAGCAATGGATGCATTAAGAACTCCTGAAGGCGATACTCCAATTAAGAATTTATCCGGAGGTGAACGTCGCAGGGTAGCTTTGTGCAGATTACTTCTTCAGGAACCTGATGTATTGTTGCTTGATGAGCCTACTAACCACCTCGATGCTGAGTCTGTGATGTGGTTAGAACAGCATTTACACGAATATAAAGGAACTGTAATTGCAGTAACTCACGATAGATATTTTCTGGATAACGTTGCGGGTTGGATTCTTGAACTTGATAGGGGAGAGGGTATTCCATGGAAAGGGAACTACTCTTCGTGGCTTGAGCAGAAAACTGTTCGAATGGCAAAAGAGGAAAAACAGGTATCTAAACGCAGAAAAACTCTTGAGCAGGAATTGGAATGGGTTAAAATGGCGCCAAAAGGTCGTCATGCGAAGTCAAAAGCCCGTCTGAATAACTATGATAAGCTGATGAGTCAGGAGGAGAAACAAAAGGATTCTCAACTGGAACTATATATTCCTAACGGACCACGATTAGGTACAAATGTTATTGAAGCCAAAGATGTTGCAAAAGGTTACGGTGACCGACTATTATATGATAACTTAAACTTTAGTCTTCCTCCTAACGGTATTGTTGGAGTAATCGGACCGAATGGTGCCGGTAAAACAACGCTTTTTAAAATGATAATGGGCGAAGAGACACCAAATAGTGGTGAGTTTGCCGTTGGTGAGACTGCTAAGATTGCCTACGTTGATCAATCGCATTCGGATATTAATCCTGAAAAGTCATTATATGAGAATTTTGCCGATGGTCAGGAGCAGGTGATGATGGGTGGTCATATGGTTAATACGCGAGCGTATTTGAGCAGATTTAATTTTGCCGGTCCCGAACAAAACAAGAAAGTTAAGGAGATGTCGGGAGGAGAAAGAAACAGACTTCATCTGGCAATGACATTGAAAGAGGAAGGGAATGTACTGTTGCTCGATGAGCCAACAAACGATTTGGATGTAAATACACTTCGTGCTTTGGAAGAAGGATTGGATAGTTTTGCAGGTTGTGCCGTTGTTATTTCTCACGACCGTTGGTTCCTCGATCGTATTTGTACACATATTTTAGCCTTTGAAGGAGACAGTTCGGTTTATTTCTTTGAAGGGTCGTTCTCTGAATATGAAGAAAATAAGAAGAAGAGGCTGGGTGATACTACTCCTCACCGTATTAAGTATAAGAAACTTGTGAGATAA
- a CDS encoding carboxypeptidase-like regulatory domain-containing protein has protein sequence MSITYKILIKKLVPIVIMLLVASSSFAQSSRTYRKPFFGQIVNLFNQRPLENAHIINLTTTKGTISNYRGEFRIEVALGDTLYFSEMGYHSKKLIVSKKMLNQHNIIKLITQNYKLNEVVVSPYDLTGVLEVDVKNLIALEERRVVKIGNLKTSSELGPNKYTKPSVFQPVDFIYNIFGKRPKELRKLKELEETSQVRDLLHQKYDREFLMETLNLSRKQIESILKYCDYDHDYIIKANDLQILQAVLDCYGQYKIYIDKESGIKKEE, from the coding sequence ATGTCTATAACCTATAAAATCCTAATAAAAAAACTGGTCCCGATAGTAATAATGTTACTGGTTGCAAGTTCTTCTTTCGCTCAAAGCAGTCGTACTTATAGGAAACCGTTTTTTGGGCAAATTGTAAACTTATTTAACCAAAGACCATTAGAAAACGCACATATTATTAACCTTACAACTACAAAAGGTACTATTTCGAACTACAGGGGAGAATTCAGAATTGAGGTAGCCTTAGGAGACACCCTATATTTTTCTGAAATGGGATATCATTCCAAAAAACTGATTGTATCAAAAAAAATGTTGAATCAACATAACATTATTAAATTGATAACCCAGAATTACAAACTAAATGAGGTAGTTGTTTCACCATACGATTTAACAGGGGTGCTGGAAGTAGATGTAAAAAACCTTATTGCCTTAGAAGAACGAAGAGTTGTTAAAATTGGAAATCTTAAAACATCGTCAGAACTAGGGCCTAACAAATACACCAAGCCAAGTGTTTTTCAACCTGTAGATTTTATCTATAATATATTTGGTAAAAGACCAAAAGAGCTGCGTAAATTAAAAGAACTTGAGGAAACCAGCCAGGTTAGAGATTTATTGCATCAAAAATATGACAGGGAATTTTTAATGGAAACACTGAATCTTTCAAGAAAACAAATTGAAAGTATACTTAAGTACTGTGATTATGACCATGATTACATCATAAAAGCAAACGATCTCCAAATATTACAGGCAGTTCTGGATTGTTATGGTCAATACAAAATTTATATAGATAAAGAATCCGGAATAAAAAAAGAGGAATAA